GGCCAAGTACGCCGACAACGGCCGGGCCAAGACCCAGGTGGAGCTCGACGCGTACTTCGCCGAGTACCGCCGGCGCGATCAGCTGGGCTATGCGCGCGCGATCTTCCAGAACGAGGTGCTGCGGCCGGTGCAGGAGGCATCGAAGAACGTGCTGCGGACGGCGGTCGGCCCGCGCTCGAGCATGTACAAGCTCGCGAAGCGGACGTACTGGAGCCTGCGCAGCCGCTAGATCAGCCGCACCGCCGCTTCGGTGTGCACATCCAGCCCGCGCTCGGTAAGCGTGAGCCGATCGCCCTCGAACGCCGCCCAGCCGCCGACCACCAGTCGCTTGGCCTTCTTGCGCAGCTCGTGCGGATCGCGTCCGAAGGTCTCGCAGATCTGCGCGATGTCGACGCCCTCCGTGAGCCGCAAGCCGAGCATCAACCGTTCGGTAAACAAATCGTCGCCGGTGAGCGGCTCGACCTTCTCCGCGCGGCGCCCTTCCGCGAGCGCGGCCATGTAGCCCTCGGCCGCGCGGGTGTTCGAGTAGCGCTCGCCGCCGTTTCGCGGGCCACCGTCGGCTTGCCGATAGCCCGTCGCGCCGCAACCGAGCGCCAGGTACTCGCCGCCCTTCCAGTAGAGCGCGTTGTGCCGGCTGCTCTTGCCATCGCGCGCGTAGTTCGAGATCTCGTAGCGCGCGTAGCCGGCGTCCCGGAGCACGTCGCGAACCTGCTCGCCCATGCGCGCCGTCGAATCGTCGTCGGGCAACGTGAGCGTGCCCTCGCGGAGCTGCTTCGCCATCGGCACTTCGACGGCCTGCGCCTCCAGCGTCAGCGCATACGCCGACAAGTGATCCGGCCCGAGCGAGACCGCGTGCCGCGCGTCTTCGGCCGCCGTCTCGCCGCCGTGGCCCGCCGAGCCGTAGAGCAGATCGAGCGAGAGATTCGTGAAGCCCGCATCGCGCGCGGCCTGGAACGCGCGCTCCGCTTCGCGCGCGGAGTGCGTGCGCCCGAGCGCGGTGAGCGCCTTGGAATCGAAGCTCTGCATGCCAATGGAGAGCCGGTTCACACCCAGCGCGCGAAAGGCCGTGAACCGCTCGGCGTCCGACGCGCCGGGATTGGCCTCGAGCGTGATCTCCGCGTCCGGCGCGACCGCGAAGCGCGCGCGAATGGCCGCCAGCACGTCGGCCAGACATGCGGGCTCCCAGAGCGAGGGCGTCCCGCCGCCGATGTAGATCGTCTCCACCGTGCGCCCCGCGAACCGCTCGGCACGCTGCTCGAGCTCGCGGAGCATGGCGTCGGCGTAGCGCCGGTGCGGCACCACCTGCTCCACTTGGCTGGCGAAGTCGCAGTACGGGCACTTCGACAGGCAGTACGGAAAGTGAAGGTAGACGCCGAAGCGGGCAAACGGGATCATCGCTGTCGCTGTACTAACCCGCGCCGCGCGCGCGGTCACGGGAGGCGGCAGATGGCCAAGCGGCTGGCGCTCTGGGCGCTCTTCGGATTGGTGGGCGGCTACGCGCTCTCCACCTGGCTGGGCATGCGCTACACCCACTGGTTCTTCGACCCGGGCGAGCACTCGCCCATCTCCTGCGCCCCGGTGGTCCAGGAGGCCTTCTCCAAGCTCCTCACCATCGAGCTCTGGGGTTCAGGGGTTTCCCTGATCCT
Above is a window of Deltaproteobacteria bacterium DNA encoding:
- the hemW gene encoding radical SAM family heme chaperone HemW — encoded protein: MIPFARFGVYLHFPYCLSKCPYCDFASQVEQVVPHRRYADAMLRELEQRAERFAGRTVETIYIGGGTPSLWEPACLADVLAAIRARFAVAPDAEITLEANPGASDAERFTAFRALGVNRLSIGMQSFDSKALTALGRTHSAREAERAFQAARDAGFTNLSLDLLYGSAGHGGETAAEDARHAVSLGPDHLSAYALTLEAQAVEVPMAKQLREGTLTLPDDDSTARMGEQVRDVLRDAGYARYEISNYARDGKSSRHNALYWKGGEYLALGCGATGYRQADGGPRNGGERYSNTRAAEGYMAALAEGRRAEKVEPLTGDDLFTERLMLGLRLTEGVDIAQICETFGRDPHELRKKAKRLVVGGWAAFEGDRLTLTERGLDVHTEAAVRLI